aaatacttttttatctcaattttcgtcaagttttttcaaataagtcctaattttggttttgtgttcaaataggtctcaatttttgtcaattttgttcaattgagttCTTTTTTATTAACACCATTCAAATTATTAACGGCCATGAAAAGTGACTGTCACGTGAcacactactgggttgacacgtgaacatttaaaaaaattaggacctatttgaatacaaaaccaaaattaagacttatttaaaaaattttgacgaaaattggaataaaaagatattttaacctaagttatattatgattaaaacATGTGGCAAATTTAGATtgtgttataaaattatttttaaccatctaataatttaaaaatgctAAATTCAGTTTACCgctaaaagtaatttttaaacctTTTATCCTACCTTAATAGTTTTATCATCAAACGGAAGAGAACATCCTCTCTGCTGTTAAAGAATACACATAAAACCAAAATCCAGTGTTTTAAAAAGCTATGCAGTTAAAAAACACaatacaagaaaagaaaacatgtacagtttaaaatttttgtctttaattatTAAACACATCATTGGTGAAATTGAAAGTTGTAAGACATAGCATCATGTGTAATAAATTCTCACATGTTCAAAGCAATCCtatttctctttttgttttgcTGAAAAAGGAAATCGGCACTGAATATGTTTGGTGGGTAACAATGTGTGCAATGAGGAGCGGCGGTGGCGGTGCCGCGTTGAGTGCTACCACGCGCTGACGTGCAAAGGGTGCAGCTGTGGGACCCACCGACCTGTACAGGTCAAAATTGCTGGTAGCGACGACGACGTATTGATGTAGTCGAAGTTGCGTGTGAGGCTTCAGAACAGTCTCAACACCTGTCTCCATGAAAGCGGAGAGAAAGAGaaccaaattattattaataattactgAGAACAAAGAGTTAGTGTTTCTCCCAGCATCTGCATGTGCATAAGCTTCGATTTCAACCTCTTCTTCACGCTATGCTATGCATATATCTAAACAGATTAGCGACAGTTATTACTAGTGCTACAGTTAACCAACCTGAAGCTGAAGCAGGGTCGGAGGAATGGCATCGGCGGCTAGAGGCGCCAAGAGGCGCCACGCGATAAGTAGAAAAATGCTGATCTTCTTCGCCGCTTCCCTCTCATGCGTCGTCGTTTTACTCCTCCTTTCTTTCTTCAGATTCCACTCTCCCAAACCCTCAATTTCCGTTTCTCGCGTCTTCGACGGCCCTCCCAAGATCGCTTTCTTGTTTCTCGTTCGCCGCAACCTCCCTCTCGATTTCCTCTGGGACTCTTTTTTCCAGGTTTCGCATCTTTCTCCTTTGATTTCCTTATAATCTGAAATTTGGGGAACGTCTGAACTGTTTGTATTTTTGCAGAACGCTGACGTTTCGAGATTCTCGATTTATGTTCACTCCACGCCTGGCTTTGTGCTGGATGAGTCAACCACCAGGTCGCAGTTCTTCTACGGTCGACAAATCAGTAATAGCATCcaggtttttctttttctctctcgaATCGGTTGTTGAGAAAGCGATGCCACTAACTTATTCACGAACTTGCCTTCCTTTTCGAAATTGTGAGAACGTTGAAATGTTGCTTTTATGATAAGTTTTGCTTCCTAAAAAATAGGAGAAAGTGGATtcgtttttattttgtcttctCCGTGGATAGCAAATTCTTTCTACTTGGTTAAGTGGTATATCGCTAAGAGGATGGAGGAATTGACAACATGGTCTTTTttgcatttatgtttttttttttatattggcTTAATCACCAGAATACCAACTTGTATCACCGAATGCCAACGGGGTGATGGTATTACTCTGTaataatcttcaaattttttgcACTTTTTATTTTGGAAAGGATTTGTGCCTTTGAAAGTAAGTAAATGAAGTTAAATGCACAAGTTCAATAAGCCTTTTCGAGAAGTTAAAATCATTTGACTTTTAGAAAAACCTTATTTTAACTTGCGGTTGGTTTTACTTATAGGAAGAGTGTACTTGTCCAAACattatacacatttttttacaagGATTTATGCCTTCAGCGTGATAGTACATGCAGATATGATTGAGCGTAAAATTGTAAAACTGTAGTGCTGTTAATATGTTGTTTTATTCCTTATATGAATTCAGTGTTgcatattttaggttttatggGGAGAATCAAGTATGATTCAGGCTGAAAGGTTGTTACTGGAAGCAGCCCTAGAGGATCCTTCAAATCAAAGATTTGTTCTTCTCTCGGACAGGTTGGTATTTCCAATCTTCTTATATTAGTACAAGTTTCCTTTAGAAATTCTTGTTCTTTCTCTGtttctgtttcttttttcttattttcacaCCTATTCGAAGGAAGAGGCAGGTTTATGTGTTTGTGCAAAGTCACTTATCTGGGTAAGAATCTGAGTTTCTATTTTCCCTGTGCAGCTGTGTTCCTCTGTACAACTTTTCGTACGTGTACAATTATGTCATGGTTTCTCCGAAGAGTTTCGTGGACAGGTAGAAGAAGGCTTTGGTTCTTGAGGTGCTTGGCACTAATTCTTTTTCGAATGTTCAATTGTAATCATTTAAACTTGTATCTGTTTCATTTTTGTGAAAGGGAGCTTTAAAGGTGGAATAAACGAGTCTGTTTATATTGCAGTTTTCTTGATGTAAAGGAGGGCCGCTACAACCCAAAAATGTCACCTAAAATACCAAGAGAAAAATGGCGTAAAGGGTCCCaggttatttttcttttctttgtcataccttaaaattgtttttccgGTCATACATGTTTGGAATCTCTGGATCAAGTGGTTCTTAGTAGAATATTTTCTTCTGCAATCTGTCAGAACCTACTGGTTAGATGCAGGCCTTTTTTTGTGAACACATAGGTTTATCTTATACTTGCTGAAGGAGAAGCATCAATTTGACTAGCCATGGCACCCAGACTCTAAAAGCTAGATAACTATATATAGTGGCACAATTTTTGAAATGTTAATCTTAGAAAGtaccaaaaatttaaactagtttttatttaatCCAACTTAAGTTAAATGTTGTTCAGGAAAACCAATGTGTGAAGTTGGTATTATTTaagttaacttttatttatttttccctatttgtttttgtttttaacattATCTCTTTAAATCGTCTTAATATTTGAACTATAagcttctttctctctttctctgtaTTTAAATTCTGTTATGATTGCAAATTTTGGAACTGGTTATAGATTTTAACTGGAATAAGAATACATTCAAACTAGTTGCAAATTAACCTGAATTTATAGAatggtatttttgaaaatttctaaACCAGTAAGGGTTGCAAAACTGCACTGAAGGTTCCATTTCATTTTCTCTTGACGTAGAGGTAGTTTTAAGCCGTGTTTCctgtaggtgataatattgacTAATTCAACTAGTGGAGTTTATTAATGGTTTAAAACCATTGCTGCTCACTGGTTTGACAATACTAAGTGCTTTCTAGTAAAGTTAAGAAGCTCCACTTTCCATGTTAAAGGAGAAATTTCCTATTGTTGGGTGTTTAACCAGAGTTTAGCTGAGTTGCTTTTGTGAATATCAAACTGACATTATTTCTTACATTGAGGTTGCggcataaaatttttaacatttgtttCTGGAGATTATGTCTTGATttgagtttatttttgaatttccaGTGGATCACTGTAATTCGTAAGCATGCAGAAGTGATTGTAGATGATGATGTAATCTTTTCTATCTTTAAGAAATATTGTAAGGTGTGTAATCGATCTCAATTTTGTTTAACTACAATTCTATTAAGTTTCTGATACTACTGTATTgacttattaaattttattcattgtATAATGAAAGTTGTCATAGACTTCAAAATTGTATGCTTTAGCATACAATACTGCTCTCAATACTAACTGTAAGTCTGTACTGTGTTCATAATTAATAAGCACCTACCTAATTTTGTTCTAACTTGGCAGAGACGTCCACCAATTGATACAAGTAAGGGAAAGCTGAATCTGGTAAGTCTTCAAATTTTAGATTTCTATCTTAGTGTTGTTACTGGAAGGGTATCGTGTTATCCTATCATGTTATGCATAATAATGACACGCATTCTTCACTTGAGTGGAAATTATTAAGTCAAGACAGACTGGGTACTTTGAAGTTATGTTGATTGTGCTTCTAGTTCCAAATAATTGTAACTCACTAGTAGAATCTAGGTGATCATGGTAAAGCAACATCAGGCTTTTAATACTGATGCAGCGTTATACAAAGGCTTCGAATTGAGTGCTCAAAATCAGTTACATTTGGGACACTGCATTTTTCATGGGGCATATTTTTGTCtgagtaatgtattataaacaTTTAGTCCAAGCATTGATAACTTTCTGTCTGGATAATTAGTTCCGATGTATAGCGCTCTGGAACGTGTCTCATTTGTGGCATTTTCTGCTTTTGAAAACTGAACTAACTGTTATGAACGGTTGAACTAGCCTGTGAGGTCATACTGAAAGTAGTTAATTGGGGAAATTGCCCTTTGGTATAGTGTTCAAAGCTTTGGTATGGATTTGCTAGTTAGTGAAATTCTTCGGTAAAGTTTTTTTTCAAGACCCTGGGAGTTCGTAGGTTCCTGTTTACCCTTTTCCAGTAGCTTGTGGCTTTTTTAACCAACAGCTGTTAAAGTTCTGGATGTGAGATTTAAAATTTGATCAGTGATTCTTTAAGCATGGTTGgaaatttctatttaaattttctctCTTTGGCTCCATctattattttgtcttttatttacGTCTAATTTGCAAAGTATGTTCTGGTGGTTACTGTTCAACTCCTTTTAACAGCTGTTGAATGTCTCTTTTGCTCTTTTCTGTTATCTGCAATGGTATA
This portion of the Vigna unguiculata cultivar IT97K-499-35 chromosome 6, ASM411807v1, whole genome shotgun sequence genome encodes:
- the LOC114188167 gene encoding glycosyltransferase BC10-like, giving the protein MASAARGAKRRHAISRKMLIFFAASLSCVVVLLLLSFFRFHSPKPSISVSRVFDGPPKIAFLFLVRRNLPLDFLWDSFFQNADVSRFSIYVHSTPGFVLDESTTRSQFFYGRQISNSIQVLWGESSMIQAERLLLEAALEDPSNQRFVLLSDSCVPLYNFSYVYNYVMVSPKSFVDSFLDVKEGRYNPKMSPKIPREKWRKGSQWITVIRKHAEVIVDDDVIFSIFKKYCKRRPPIDTSKGKLNLKLQKQHNCIPDEHYVQTLLAMHGLESELERRTITYTLWNQSTTKMENKGWHPVTFGYANAGPQRIMEIKGINHVYYETEYRIEWCRSNSTSVPCFLFARKFSQGAAMRLLSQEVVNHFEVSALLATPP